DNA sequence from the Candidatus Eisenbacteria bacterium genome:
GCGTGATCCACTCCTCGTAGGGTTGGTCCGTTCCAGCGGTCGCCCCGTCGCCGTTGTAGATCTGCCAGCTCGCGATGCCGTTCGTCGAGGGACAGTATTGAACCGCGTCGGGATAGAAACGGAAGCGGTGCGGCCGCAGATAGACCTTCTCGTGGTCCGTGGGGGACTGGATGCGAAAGTTTACACCCGGATAGTTGCGCTCCCGAGCGACCAGCACGTCCACCTCGATCACGCCGTCCGCGAAATCCGCGTCCCCGAGCAGGGCGCTCCCCGACAGGCACTTCCTCCCGTCCCGCTCGAAGACGCGCGCCCGGGTCAGATCCCAGCGGCCGGACTCGAAGTCGACCGGCGTCATCTCCGCGCGCCCCGCGGACGCCGCGAGAGAAAGGAGCAGGAGCGCCGCGAGAGCGCGCGCCGGCGTCAGGCATCGGTTCATTTTGTCCTCCCGATGAAATGGTTGCGGGCCGTCCGCGGGCTCCCGAGCGCCGCGTGGCCCGCGACGGCGTGTTCGGTGGGCGTCGGCGGCTCCCGCGGGACGGACCACGGAAATCGGGCCGAGAGCGGGCGGGCCGCCGTCGATCGTTCACCGAAAAAGACGAGAGGAAGGAGAGTATTGTTCACGGTCTTGCGGCGGGCGACGGTCGGTTCCCCCCCCCCGCCGCCGCGGTCCGGCGTCACTCCTCCGCTTCCATCCGGCGGATCAGCCCCTCGATCCACGCCGGGTCGTCCGGAAGCAGTCCCGCCGCGGGGAGATGGGCGAGCGTAACCGCCCATCGCGGGTCGAGCGCGACCGCCCGCCGGAGGTAGGGAAGCGCCTCGTCGACACGGCCGATCGACGCGAGGGTCGTGCCGACCCAGAAGGGGGCTTCCCCGTTCGTCTCGTCGTCGCCTATGAGTGAGAGCGCGCCCCGATAGGCGCTCAGCGCGCCGTCCACGTCCTCACGCGTGAGCCGCTCGTCGCCGTCGTTCAGCATCCGGTAGGCGCGCTTGAAGCGGACGAGGCGGCGCAGCTCGCCCACCGGGTCCGGGTGGTCCTCGACACGTAAATCGAACAGGCGCCCCTCCCAGGGACGGTCGCTCTTCTCGCCCGAGACGATCAGGATCGCCGCGGACTGACGGCCCCGGATATCCCCCCCTTCCCCCTCGGCCGCTTCGAGCGCGGCGAGAAGGCGATCGGCCAGGTCGCCGGCGGCGTTTTCATACGCGCGGGCCATCGCCTCCGGGACACCGGCGTTCTCCATCAGGTTCGCCTGGGCCGAGTATCCTTCGCCGGCACGATGGCCGGCGTGAACGATGCATTTCCTTCCCGTGTGGACCGCCACGCGGCCGTGCGCGTCGATCATCGCCACCTGGCGCACCTCCCGGTCCTCGTCGGCGGCGACGAGCGCATCGAGCGCCTCCGCGGCCGCGGCGCCGGAGCGCATCCGTTCCAGGCCGAGGGGTCCGTAGGAGGGCTCCACGAAGGATTGTGTGGCGACCGCGCCGACGCCCGGCTCCGCCCAGGGGACCACCGAGCCGACGGAGAACCAGTGGGACTGCACCGCTACGCCCATCTCGCCCGTGGCCGCGTCCCGGGCGACGATGGAGTAGGTCGCCACCGGCCGGAACGGCGGCCCCGGACGCGCCGCGGAAGCGGCCGCCGCGACGGCGGACGAGAAGGCGAGGGCGAGAAGCGCGGTGTTTCCCATCATGGTCCACCTCCATCGTTACGCGCCGCGCGGTCCGTCCGCCCATCGGCCGGCGCCGCGTGGCGTCGCGCCATTTGATCAATACATGAAGAAATATTCCTGTATCGCGCGAACGTCGCCGGCGCGGGTGAGCGCGAGCATGAGCAGGATCCGGCTCTTCTGCGGGTTCAGGTCGCCGGCGACGGCGAACCCGAGCGCCTCGTCGTCCACCTCGGCGTGGAGAGTGACCGCCCCGGCCCCGGTCCGGGAACTCCGCACGATCGCCGCGCCGGAGGAGGACGCCCGCGCCAACGCCCTCACCGCCGGCGCGCTCGGGTTCCCGTTCCCCGTCCCGGCGAATACGATCCCCCGCGCCCCCGTCTCGAGGACCCGATCGATGAGAGTCGTGTCGAAGCCGGCGTGCCCGTAGAGGATCGCCGCCTCCGGCAGGGCGTCGATCTCCCGTATGTCGAAGGCGCTCGACGCCGTGTGACGGCGGGTCGACTCCCTGTAGAAAACGACGTCGCCGTAATGGACCGTTCCGAGAGGACCGAAGAGCGGGGACGCGAAGGCGTCGGCGCGGGTCGTGTGCCGCTTGGTCGCCTCCCGGGCGCCGTGGATCGCGTCGTTCATGACGAGGAGAGCCCCCTTCCCGCGCGATTCCGGCGACGCGGCGACCGCCACGGCGTTGTAGAGGTTGAGCGCGCCGTCGGCGCCGAGCGACCCGGGCGGCCGCATGGCGCCGGTCAGCACGATCGGCTCGTCGGTCCGCACGGTGAGATGCAGGAACCAGGCGGTCTCCTCCATCGTGTCCGTGCCGTGGGTGATCACGACACCGTCCACGTCCTCCCGGCGGAGGAGTTCATCGACGCGGCGCGCGATTCGGATCCACAGGTCGACGGTCATGTCCTGGCTCGCGACTTGGCACAGCTGCTCGCCGGTCACCCGGGCGAGTCCGTCGATTTCGGGCACCGCGGCGAGCAGTTCCTCCACCGGTAGCTCGGCGGGACGGTAGGTCCCCTCCACGGCCGAGACGCTTCGGCCGGCGATGGTGCCGCCCGTGGCGAGAATCACGACGCGCGGCTTCTCCGGCGCCCCGCCCCAAGCCGCCGCGGCGGCGAGCAGGGCGAGCGCGGCGATCCGCCGGGTCCACGGGAAATCACGTCTCACGATCCGCCTCCTTTCGCGGCGCGGCGGCGCGCTCCGTTTCCGGTTCGGGAAGAAGGGTGCGCCAGACCGCGCGCCATCGCCCCTCCTCGCGGGCGAAGACGAAGAGATCGCGCCCCTTTTCTCGAAAGAGCCGTCCTTCCAGCTCGAAGGCGATCACGTAACGGTACGAGGCGACCGCCGTGTCGCCGAAAACGCTCGCCACGGGGTCGAACTGCTCGTAGGCGCGGACCCGCGCGCGCGCGAGGAAATCCCGGTAGCTGCGTACGCAGGCCTCCCGTCCCTCGCCGAGGGGGACCATCCCCGGGCCGGCGATCACCATGCGCTCGTGGAAGACCTCGTCGAGAATCTCGATGGGACCCTCGGTCCAGGCGGCGCGGATCCTATCGAGAAGAGCGAGCAGCTCTTCGCGGTCCGAGGGCGTCGTATCGTTGTCCATGAAGGACCTCCATCCCGTCGAAGAGGAGTGTGTTCTCCGGGTGCGGGAAGTACCTCCCCGCCTTCGAACGGATTGTAGGCACGCGGAGCGGCGGGAATCAACCGACCCGGAAGGAATCGACGGGAAAGGGGAAGGGGAAGGGAGGACGGAACCGGCGGACGCCGGCGTCTATACGATTTTCGCCGCGCGCGACGCCATCAGCCTCTCGATGGCGGCGATGAGTTCTTTCGGCCGGAGCGGTTTGGTGACGTAGTCGTTCATCCCGATCTCGACGCAGCGCTCCCTGTCCCCCGTCATGGCGTGGGCGGTGAGCGCGATGATCGGGACCTCGGGATCGAGCACGCCGGAACCGGGGAGGCGGATCCGCCGCGTCGCCTCGATCCCGTCCATCTCGGGCATCTGCACGTCCATCAGAACGAGGTCGAAAGGCTTTTCGGAGAGAGCGCGGATCGCCTCGGTTCCGGAGGCGACGACGTGGATCCGGTGCCCTCTTTTTTCGAGGAGACGCTGCGCCAAAATCTGGTTCACCTTGTTGTCCTCGGCGAGAAGGATGTCCAGCGCGCAGGTCCCTTCGCCGCCTCGACGGCCATCCTTCCCGCCGCACCCCCCCTCCGCCTCGACCGCGCCGACCGCCCGAAGAGCCGCGTCGAGAAGGTCCTCTCCGCGGACCGGTTTGGTGATGTGCCCCGCGGCGCCGTG
Encoded proteins:
- a CDS encoding DUF1028 domain-containing protein translates to MGNTALLALAFSSAVAAAASAARPGPPFRPVATYSIVARDAATGEMGVAVQSHWFSVGSVVPWAEPGVGAVATQSFVEPSYGPLGLERMRSGAAAAEALDALVAADEDREVRQVAMIDAHGRVAVHTGRKCIVHAGHRAGEGYSAQANLMENAGVPEAMARAYENAAGDLADRLLAALEAAEGEGGDIRGRQSAAILIVSGEKSDRPWEGRLFDLRVEDHPDPVGELRRLVRFKRAYRMLNDGDERLTREDVDGALSAYRGALSLIGDDETNGEAPFWVGTTLASIGRVDEALPYLRRAVALDPRWAVTLAHLPAAGLLPDDPAWIEGLIRRMEAEE
- a CDS encoding asparaginase gives rise to the protein MLAAAAAWGGAPEKPRVVILATGGTIAGRSVSAVEGTYRPAELPVEELLAAVPEIDGLARVTGEQLCQVASQDMTVDLWIRIARRVDELLRREDVDGVVITHGTDTMEETAWFLHLTVRTDEPIVLTGAMRPPGSLGADGALNLYNAVAVAASPESRGKGALLVMNDAIHGAREATKRHTTRADAFASPLFGPLGTVHYGDVVFYRESTRRHTASSAFDIREIDALPEAAILYGHAGFDTTLIDRVLETGARGIVFAGTGNGNPSAPAVRALARASSSGAAIVRSSRTGAGAVTLHAEVDDEALGFAVAGDLNPQKSRILLMLALTRAGDVRAIQEYFFMY
- a CDS encoding nuclear transport factor 2 family protein, translated to MDNDTTPSDREELLALLDRIRAAWTEGPIEILDEVFHERMVIAGPGMVPLGEGREACVRSYRDFLARARVRAYEQFDPVASVFGDTAVASYRYVIAFELEGRLFREKGRDLFVFAREEGRWRAVWRTLLPEPETERAAAPRKEADRET